A single region of the Zygotorulaspora mrakii chromosome 4, complete sequence genome encodes:
- the CNM67 gene encoding Cnm67p (similar to Saccharomyces cerevisiae ADY3 (YDL239C) and CNM67 (YNL225C); ancestral locus Anc_2.16) — MTARLDLSIPSLKQPQTEQDYLDEVEKAIKADYKSMLGTTGSPVRINPWSFIGTLGTKKQALAVAREIDVQRGVQPDSTTGSEVKEADNATDSSHSTARRLPSGARPPSNGQNLEAATSEKHDFAAGQNSNDESIRNVAGQSTPLAQTRMAGGSKNGKDTQRDLDLQKEELMKEDARRETLEDILELRDEIEKLKAINETQRQDQEKMNDEVVQIKKALRDKTKEITSLEEIVNTKESSIVAREEQLNELRRLAELKEQERIREIDSYKTRIKAIQSLMASNGKTVAIGKDGEHASKYHASIDTMLEKLKCQAIEKSLEINELLKREAQNSKKKVEELNAQFKLEKNQVQEQHKEQLNKLEQLLNANSESIKSMVCEINEKSKIVISNVEEINQMKRSASDLEAENLNLKKEFADSKDTINKLQNELREKGANFGKVKNEICSEKKDLENKLVKCENLIEVLKKRITEKETDLEKQIAENLQGTREKTKLNARLTESNTFANQLKKDIASAATTTEEAVRNYEKILKQYSEETKKHEVTSECLRNVTSLSADFQRFVRSLKLFNIELGLIIETSFNRKEHGDSFESFFCMEHENIVGFYYEKQQNKHNELQDNLQRITEENRSLLNDIDTKWKSAVEEQKRRTQLLIKDLANAKSNKEHLEYRVSELEKTLTDNQRNKELMMNEKEKILTVNASLLDEVEGIRKSAMEESEQKLNDLLNRVEEFAKNISEIQEQIINENEQQKVLKDTVSVKDAKIQELEDKYYRVDEALREKSIEFQKLQGDISKRINFEIAHKSRPDIEKTNYAALMIDKVDYIDMVELQNIVKNLILLLEIPFNKLTKKSPLVAIYLKYERPIFSHFANRLHYEIFNEPIDMKGFTSDAYDQYTENHSMTTIQHPLESCLDNLYQKIVSRM; from the coding sequence ATGACTGCCAGATTAGATTTGTCGATTCCTTCCCTCAAGCAGCCACAGACAGAACAAGATTACTTGGACGAGGTAGAGAAAGCAATCAAAGCTGATTACAAGTCCATGCTAGGAACTACGGGAAGTCCAGTGCGCATCAATCCCTGGAGTTTTATCGGAACATTGGGGACCAAAAAGCAAGCATTGGCTGTTGCCCGGGAAATTGATGTTCAGCGAGGAGTTCAACCTGATTCAACGACAGGAAGTGAGGTCAAGGAAGCAGATAATGCCACAGACTCGTCTCATTCCACAGCCCGTAGACTACCATCGGGTGCTAGACCTCCCTCAAACGGTCAAAACTTAGAGGCAGCTACGTCGGAAAAGCATGATTTTGCAGCAGGTCAAAACTCGAATGATGAATCAATACGAAACGTTGCAGGCCAATCCACTCCGTTAGCTCAAACTCGAATGGCAGGTGGCTCAAAAAACGGAAAAGATACGCAAAGAGATTTGGATTTGCAAAAGGAAGAGCTAATGAAGGAGGACGCAAGGAGGGAGACCCTTGAGGATATACTGGAACTTCgcgatgaaattgaaaagttgaaagcGATTAATGAAACTCAGAGACaggatcaagaaaaaatgaatgatgaaGTCGTTCAAATTAAGAAAGCTTTGCGTGATAAAACTAAGGAAATAACTTCTTTGGAGGAAATAGTTAATACGAAAGAAAGCAGTATTGTTGCACGGGAGGAGCAATTGAATGAGCTCAGGAGGTTAGCAGAACTAAAAGAGCAGGAAAGAATACGAGAAATTGATAGTTATAAGACAAGAATTAAAGCGATACAATCTTTGATGGCAAGCAATGGTAAAACTGTTGCGATAGGGAAAGACGGGGAACATGCCTCGAAATATCATGCAAGTATTGACACTATGCTCGAAAAACTTAAATGCCAAGCTATTGAGAAGTCGTTGGAAATTAATGAGTTGCTAAAAAGAGAAGctcaaaattcaaaaaagaaagttgaagaacTTAATGCACAGTTTAAATTGGAGAAAAATCAGGTGCAAGAACAACACAAAGAACAGTTGAATAAACTTGAACAACTTCTGAATGCAAATAGCGAGTCCATCAAAAGTATGGTATGTGAAATCAACGAAAAAAGCAAAATCGTAATATCAAATGTAGAGGAGAtcaatcaaatgaaaaggagCGCAAGTGACCTTGAAGCCGAAAATCTGAACCTGAAGAAAGAATTCGCAGACAGTAAAGATACTATTAACAAGCTGCAGAATGAATTGAGAGAAAAGGGTGCTAATTTTGGCAAGGTAAAGAACGAGATCTGCAGTGAGAAAAAGGACCTGGAAAACAAGCTAGTCAAATGTGAAAATCTAATAGAAGTGCTCAAGAAAAGGATCACGGAGAAGGAAACTGATTTAGAGAAGCAGATAGCCGAAAATTTACAAGGCACAAGAGAGAAAACAAAGTTGAATGCTAGATTGACAGAAAGTAATACTTTCGCAAATCAACTGAAGAAAGACATTGCTAGTGCAGCTACCACAACGGAAGAAGCTGTCCGGAACTATgagaaaattttaaaaCAATATAGTGAAGAAACTAAAAAACATGAGGTTACTTCAGAATGCCTGAGGAACGTAACATCACTCTCTGCTGATTTCCAAAGGTTCGTAAGAAGTTTGAAACTCTTTAATATCGAATTAGGATTAATAATAGAGACATCTTTCAACAGAAAAGAGCATGGAGATAGCTTTGAATCATTCTTTTGTATGGAACATGAGAATATCGTTGGATTTTACTATGAGAAACAGCAAAACAAACATAACGAATTACAGGATAATTTGCAAAGGATtacagaagaaaatagGTCTTTACTGAATGACATCGATACAAAATGGAAATCGGCAGtggaagaacaaaaaagacGTACACAACTGTTAATTAAAGATTTGGCAAATGCTAAAAGTAACAAGGAACACTTGGAGTATAGGGTTAGCgagcttgaaaaaacgCTTACTGATAATCAAAGGAATAAAGAATTAATGATGaacgaaaaggaaaaaattctaACAGTCAATGCCTCTCTGCTGGATGAAGTTGAAGGCATTAGAAAGTCAGCTATGGAGGAAAGCGAACAAAAGCTGAATGACTTGCTGAACAGAGTCGAAGAGTTTgccaaaaatatttcagaGATACAAGAACAAATCATTAATGAAAACGAACAACAGAAAGTGCTAAAGGACACAGTAAGTGTGAAGGATGCCAAAATTCAGGAACTAGAAGATAAATACTATAGAGTCGATGAGGCACTTCGAGAAAAGTccattgaatttcaaaaacttcaagGCGACATTTCTAAAAgaatcaattttgaaatagcTCACAAGTCTCGTccagatattgaaaagacaAACTACGCCGCTTTAATGATAGACAAGGTTGATTATATAGATATGGTGGAATTACAGAATATagtaaaaaatttaattCTTCTACTGGAAATTCCGTTTAATAAGTTGACTAAGAAAAGTCCGCTGGTAGCAATATACTTGAAATATGAGAGACCAATCTTCTCACATTTCGCAAATCGATTACATTACGAGATTTTCAATGAGCCAATAGATATGAAGGGCTTTACAAGTGATGCATACGATCAGTACACAGAAAATCATAGTATGACAACAATCCAACATCCATTAGAGAGCTGTTTGGACAATCTATATCAAAAGATAGTATCTAGAATGTAG
- the JJJ1 gene encoding Jjj1p (similar to Saccharomyces cerevisiae JJJ1 (YNL227C); ancestral locus Anc_2.15), with the protein MKICYYELLDVQPSANDNELKKAYRKKALQYHPDKNPDNIDESTQIFAKIRAAYEVLSDPQERAWYDSHKQQILSDDAVPDDGSFDCEVDASVTGVTTDELLMFFNSALYTKLDDSPAGFFQIAGKIFARLAKDEVSAGQRGGLTSFDKYEDISLEQDIGTLGYILACERHITNLKNTPECNLFPPFGHSKTEYEYLKVFYKTWSKFSTLKSFSWKDEYMYSQNYDRKTKREIKKRNEKARQSAKSEYNKTVKRFVTFIKKLDQRMKHGSKRAQELKRTEQRLKHQELKAAYIADKRDKERREFEMQSWQTINEVNFDELDKTYDEIYKGGNEHENENSSQDEIIIYECFLCNKKFKSEKQLDNHTKTKLHKKNLWEIREEMREDSMTLGLDELSGLDDFDSAAESIRNSDTESDNLAENADLALDNINDQLAYIEEQLANMNSSSEDLSDDDVGSEIPESSTSASRDPSGYSFSEASSDDELARLLASLNGTSKDNKDNDKNVHQSDWNNDKRTNSKKSKRKGGNAKKSQESTNVTGETCETCGHSFESKNKLFKHVNVSGHAALKSKVKTKSKKSKKR; encoded by the coding sequence ATGAAAATATGCTACTATGAGTTGTTAGATGTTCAGCCCAGCGCCAACGATAACGAGTTAAAAAAGGCATACCGCAAGAAAGCCTTGCAGTATCATCCTGATAAGAATCCAGATAACATTGATGAATCTACCCAGATATTCGCCAAAATACGAGCAGCTTATGAGGTTCTATCAGATCCCCAAGAGAGAGCGTGGTATGATTCACATAAACAGCAAATATTAAGCGACGATGCAGTTCCCGATGATGGCTCTTTTGATTGCGAGGTAGATGCATCCGTTACTGGAGTCACAACGGATGAGCTACTCATGTTTTTCAACTCTGCATTGTATACAAAGCTCGACGATTCACCAGCAGGATTCTTTCAGATAGCCGGTAAAATTTTCGCCAGGTTAGCAAAGGATGAAGTCTCTGCAGGTCAAAGAGGCGGCTTGACAAGCTTTGATAAATATGAGGATATTAGTCTAGAACAAGACATTGGGACACTAGGTTACATACTGGCCTGTGAAAGGCATATAACTAACCTCAAAAATACACCCGAATGTAATTTATTTCCACCTTTTGGCCATTCGAAAACTGAATACGAATATTTGAAGGTGTTTTATAAAACATGGTCAAAGTTCAGTACGTTGAAGAGCTTCAGTTGGAAAGACGAATATATGTATTCACAAAATTATGATCGTAAAacgaaaagagaaattaaGAAGAGAAACGAAAAGGCCAGGCAATCTGCAAAGAGTGAGTATAATAAAACTGTGAAAAGATTTGTTACCTTCataaaaaaacttgatcAAAGAATGAAGCATGGTTCGAAAAGAGCCCAAGAATTGAAACGAACTGAACAACGACTGAAGCATCAAGAGCTGAAGGCGGCTTATATAGCAGATAAAAGAGATAAAGAAAGGCGGGAATTTGAGATGCAGAGTTGGCAAACAATTAATGAAGTGAATTTTGATGAGCTGGATAAAACTTATGACGAAATTTATAAAGGAGGAAACGAGCACGAGAACGAGAATTCTTCTCAAGATGAGATCATAATATATGagtgttttctttgtaatAAAAAGTTTAAATCTGAGAAACAACTAGATAACCACACCAAAACAAAACTGCACAAAAAAAACCTATGGGAGATTCGAGAAGAAATGAGGGAAGATAGCATGACATTGGGACTTGACGAACTATCCGGGTTGGATGACTTCGATTCGGCTGCGGAGTCTATTCGCAACTCTGACACCGAGAGCGATAACTTGGCGGAAAATGCTGATCTAGCTTTAGATAACATCAACGACCAGCTGGCTTATATTGAGGAACAATTGGCCAATATGAATTCCTCTAGTGAAGATCTATCGGACGACGACGTAGGAAGCGAAATACCAGAATCTTCTACAAGTGCATCTAGAGATCCTTCGGGCTATTCTTTCAGCGAAGCTAGTAGTGATGACGAGCTAGCTAGATTACTTGCGTCACTCAATGGCACGAGCAAAGACAATAAGGATAATGACAAAAATGTCCACCAGAGTGATTGGAACAACGACAAGAGAACGAACTCAAAAAAGAGTAAGCGTAAAGGTGGTAACgcaaaaaaatctcaagAATCCACAAATGTAACCGGTGAGACATGCGAAACATGTGGCCATAGTTTTGAAAGCAAAAACAAGCTATTTAAGCATGTCAATGTTTCTGGCCATGCAGCACTGAAGTCTAAAGTAAAAACtaaatcaaagaagagcaaaaaaagatga
- the ATG4 gene encoding cysteine protease ATG4 (similar to Saccharomyces cerevisiae ATG4 (YNL223W); ancestral locus Anc_2.18) translates to MEFMQRISHQLIDPLEEEKDEESFIVLGIYYPAILTQQQQDKKGVSGSGFLNSFFSRNDEENPDFLSDVHSRIHLTYRTRFAPIPRAADGPSPLSFHFLFRDNPLNTIENVLFNSDCFNTDIGWGCMIRTGQSLLANAIQIALLGRGFRVNEDGTGSESEILGMFMDNFEAPFSIHNFVKKGLELSNKKPGEWFGPAATSRSIQSLLRDFSECGLDECLISVSSGDVYEEEVEELLGKNENGKILLLLGVKLGINGINEYYWDEIKEILGSEFSVGIAGGRPSSSLYFIGYRNNELIYLDPHNPQPSVQPGNESLFYESCHTVNYGKLSLSDLDPSMLIGILISGRDHWVKWKESTKSSRIFNVLNKRPSDFDIACDDEIESINSDSNDNGLLVEGDYVDVKPFSQLHCNSCCEIDDSYQDVQCKKQQIMVMDDNEASSNAVDVEVEKVLVERETIDMVDGEALKLATE, encoded by the coding sequence ATGGAATTTATGCAGAGAATTTCCCACCAACTGATAGATCCGCTGGAGGAAGAGAAAGACGAAGAGAGCTTTATTGTCCTGGGAATATATTATCCGGCAATACTTACtcaacaacagcaagaCAAGAAAGGTGTGTCCGGTTCAGGATTTCTTAATAGCTTCTTCTCCAGGAATGACGAAGAAAACCCAGATTTCCTTTCGGATGTTCACTCACGAATACACCTTACTTATAGAACAAGATTCGCACCAATTCCTCGGGCTGCTGACGGGCCTTCACCTCTTAGTTTCCACTTCCTCTTTAGAGATAACCCTTTGAATACGATTGAAAATGTTCTATTCAACTCAGATTGCTTTAATACTGATATAGGATGGGGATGCATGATCCGTACAGGACAAAGCCTTTTGGCGAATGCAATACAAATAGCACTGCTGGGAAGAGGTTTTAGAGTGAATGAAGACGGTACCGGTAGTGAATCAGAAATACTTGGCATGTTCATGGATAATTTTGAGGCCCCATTTTCGATACATAATTTCGTCAAGAAAGGCCTTgaattatcaaataaaaaaccTGGAGAATGGTTTGGGCCAGCAGCCACCTCGAGAAGTATCCAAAGTCTTCTACGCGATTTCTCCGAATGTGGACTAGATGAGTGTCTTATTTCTGTGTCGTCGGGTGACGTATATGAGGAGGAAGTTGAAGAGTTGCTCGGCAAGAATGAGAATGGTAAGATACTATTATTGTTAGGGGTTAAACTTGGCATAAACGGCATTAACGAATACTATTGGGATGAAATTAAGGAAATTCTGGGATCAGAATTCTCTGTTGGGATAGCGGGAGGCAGGCCCTCCTCGTCTTTATATTTCATTGGATACAGAAATAACGAATTAATATATCTGGATCCCCACAACCCGCAGCCATCTGTACAACCAGGAAAtgaatctcttttttatGAGTCATGTCACACCGTCAACTATGGTAAGTTATCACTATCTGATCTTGATCCTTCTATGCTGATAGGAATTCTGATATCAGGTAGAGATCATTGGGTAAAATGGAAGGAGAGCACCAAATCGTCAAGAATATTCAATGTGCTGAATAAAAGACCTTCTGATTTTGACATAGCttgtgatgatgaaatagaGAGTATAAATTCCGATTCCAATGACAATGGTTTGCTTGTCGAAGGCGATTATGTTGATGTCAAGCCTTTCTCACAATTACATTGTAATTCTTGCTGTGAAATAGATGACAGTTATCAAGATGTACAATGCAAAAAGCAACAGATCATGGTAATGGATGATAATGAGGCGTCTAGTAATGCCGTCGATGTAGAGGTTGAGAAAGTTCTTGTGGAAAGAGAAACTATCGATATGGTCGATGGAGAAGCCTTGAAACTCGCAACCGAATAA
- the URE2 gene encoding glutathione peroxidase (similar to Saccharomyces cerevisiae URE2 (YNL229C); ancestral locus Anc_2.14) encodes MNVNSNNNNSNVSNLSSALRQVNLGNSNTTTDQSNINFELSNGISDDKMSPNDSNTINNNMNNGMQRQRQSDMQAEQLSQQIQQQQAFSNMGPVDNSRIRKFFQNQPMEGYTLFSHRSAPNGFKVAIVLSELGLPYNTFFLDFNAGEHRAPEFVTVNPNARVPALIDHNMENLAIWESGAILQHLVNKYFKETGRASLWSDNLADQSQINAWLFFQTSGHAPMIGQALHFRYFHSQKIGSAVERYTEEVRRVYGVVEMALAERREALIMELDTENAAAYSAGTTPLSQSRFFDYPVWLVGESITIADLAFVPWNNVVDRIGINIRVEFPEVYKWTKQMMRRPAVIKALRGE; translated from the coding sequence ATGAATGTGAACagcaataataataactcTAATGTATCGAACCTTTCAAGTGCTCTCCGCCAGGTCAATTTAGGAAACAGTAATACAACAACCGATCAGAgcaatatcaattttgaactttCCAATGGAATAAGCGATGACAAAATGAGTCCCAATGATAGTAATACAATTAACAATAATATGAATAACGGAATGCAACGGCAAAGACAAAGTGATATGCAAGCTGAGCAACTCTCTCAACAGAtacagcaacaacaagcaTTTTCAAACATGGGACCAGTAGATAATTCAAGGattagaaaattttttcaaaaccaaCCAATGGAAGGTTACACCTTGTTTTCCCATAGGTCTGCTCCCAATGGTTTTAAAGTTGCCATTGTATTGAGTGAATTAGGCCTGCCTTACAATACGTTCTTTCTAGATTTTAACGCTGGAGAACACAGAGCACCCGAATTTGTTACAGTAAACCCAAACGCAAGAGTTCCAGCATTAATTGATCATAACATGGAAAATCTAGCAATATGGGAGTCTGGTGCTATTTTACAACATTTAGTTAATAAGTACTTCAAAGAAACAGGAAGGGCATCACTTTGGTCAGATAATTTGGCAGATCAATCTCAAATTAATGCTTGGTTATTCTTTCAGACTTCTGGCCACGCTCCAATGATTGGCCAAGCACTACACTTTAGGTACTTTCACTCTCAAAAGATTGGCAGTGCCGTTGAGAGGTATACTGAGGAAGTGAGAAGAGTCTATGGGGTTGTAGAAATGGCTTTAGCCGAAAGAAGAGAAGCTTTAATCATGGAGCTCGATACCGAAAATGCAGCTGCCTACTCAGCAGGTACCACACCGCTCTCACAGAGCCGATTCTTCGACTATCCTGTATGGCTGGTTGGTGAAAGTATAACAATAGCAGATCTGGCGTTCGTTCCTTGGAATAACGTAGTGGATAGGATTGGAATCAATATTAGAGTTGAATTCCCAGAGGTTTATAAATGGACAAAACAAATGATGAGGAGGCCAGCTGTTATTAAAGCTCTGCGTGGTGAATAA
- the SQS1 gene encoding Sqs1p (similar to Saccharomyces cerevisiae SQS1 (YNL224C); ancestral locus Anc_2.17): MAKRHSHYRDTSRSNRRGGYKGSKKGSRGHKKKAEAGNGGSTTNFSSQVPLAGGDLSNPDLSDLDDGSGRRYITHNAVEDYYFNRSNKEKSMKTGGTRPGHRNDSTSDSRNTEWASFRKRPMQFVKSKELYDPSHDLIEQLRKRNGSPLLQDPAAANDKNSTVEANLSQEAPAQNAQESPPLRQNHSKINTNISKLDSSELFFVDEAGEPTKRDVVLPIRELVVKGVIPPKTRSFSNELEYDETITVGKMQLSTQQDDNGATLVRIPDSRLKNPNPYGSYIANVLHNVLHSPENSTNSESSSETHEEDSEWDFEDIKEVMLEEIDSASEKEIAGEYLKEDSEECVQEEVVSNERFIEEGNARNNTGSPELSSNMQTLHLEESVTNSDGSALNPEFGFLDEDFVVDVSEVSVTNVREGLNDCLYFVRCFRLFADHEHRWISQDIFSDFMTDEIGLPDHRLPAYLRFIKNSIIPQDDLPEPSFSDIPFSDTENEEEDDDMDYPSSDFVSPDMREGLDDLIAYTEKYSSYRNEEYETKSLPISGKGMKKRLLIDDSIALDTESIATLQDKFKTRLDNKSKKRRTKKDFIHEASENSCDMFKKYPFGMHVQNIKDEFELFMRRDAESLLFPPLDPHGNQTIMKFAKHYHTNSLKQGRGNKTHVMAQKSRKTHRNFPNYQLIDQLVRRRPIFMRIDVARPTEIHERKGTSKGKFHTVEGEYVGKDAPEIGQENVGRRMLEKLGWVDGEGLGAQGNKGISEPVMAKVKKNKSGLRHTENTEL, encoded by the coding sequence ATGGCCAAAAGGCATAGCCATTACCGTGACACAAGTCGTTCAAACAGGCGAGGAGGATATAAAGGTAGCAAAAAGGGCTCAAGAGGACACAAGAAAAAAGCTGAGGCTGGAAATGGGGGTTCTACGACAAATTTTTCCTCCCAGGTACCACTAGCAGGTGGCGATTTGAGCAACCCAGATCTTTCAGACTTGGACGACGGCTCAGGAAGACGGTACATAACTCACAACGCAGTTGAAGACTACTATTTCAACCGGTCgaataaagaaaaatctatGAAAACGGGTGGTACAAGACCAGGTCATCGGAACGATTCCACGTCAGATTCGAGGAATACAGAATGGGCAAGTTTCAGGAAGAGGCCAATGCAGTTCGTGAAGTCCAAAGAATTATATGATCCATCGCACGATCTGATAGAACAGCTTCGAAAAAGGAACGGAAGCCCGTTGTTGCAAGACCCTGCAGCAGCCAATGATAAAAACTCAACAGTTGAAGCAAATCTTTCTCAAGAAGCTCCGGCTCAAAATGCTCAAGAGTCCCCTCCTTTGAGGCAAAATCATTCTAAAATAAATACTAATATTTCGAAGCTGGACAGCAgtgaacttttttttgttgatgaagCAGGTGAACCTACAAAGAGAGATGTGGTCTTGCCTATTCGAGAATTGGTCGTTAAAGGTGTGATACCGCCCAAAACTAGATCTTTCTCAAATGAATTGGAATATGATGAAACTATCACAGTTGGAAAAATGCAACTCTCGACTCAACAAGATGATAACGGAGCTACTCTTGTTAGAATTCCTGACTccagattgaaaaatccaaatccGTACGGCAGCTATATAGCAAATGTTCTTCATAATGTGCTCCACTCACCTGAAAACTCGACTAATTCTGAGTCAAGCTCTGAGACACACGAAGAAGACAGCGAATGGGACTTCGAAGATATAAAGGAAGTAATGCTCGAAGAGATAGATAGTGCATCAGAGAAGGAAATAGCAGGAGAATACTTGAAAGAAGATTCCGAAGAATGTGTACAGGAAGAGGTGGTGTCAAATGAGCGATTTATCGAAGAAGGAAATGCCAGAAACAATACAGGAAGCCCTGAACTGTCTAGTAACATGCAGACATTACATTTAGAAGAATCTGTTACCAATTCTGACGGATCAGCACTAAATCCCGAATTTGGATTCCTTGATGAGGACTTTGTGGTCGATGTGTCTGAAGTTTCCGTTACTAACGTAAGGGAAGGATTGAATGACTGCCTGTACTTCGTCAGATGCTTCAGGTTATTTGCCGACCATGAGCACAGATGGATTTCTCAAGATATCTTCTCGGACTTTATGACTGACGAGATAGGTCTGCCGGATCACCGTTTACCAGCCTACCTGagattcatcaaaaattctaTAATTCCACAAGATGACTTACCTGAACCATCATTTTCAGATATTCCTTTCTCTGATACCGaaaacgaagaagaagacgacGATATGGATTACCCATCAAGCGATTTTGTTAGCCCAGACATGAGAGAAGGTCTCGATGACCTCATAGCATACACAGAAAAGTATAGCTCCTATCGTAATGAAGAGTACGAAACAAAGTCCCTACCTATATCGGGTAAGGGcatgaaaaagagattATTGATCGATGACTCGATTGCATTGGATACAGAAAGTATAGCAACTTTACAGGACAAATTTAAGACTAGACTTGATAATAAATCTAAGAAAAGGAGAACTAAAAAGGATTTTATTCATGAGGCAAGTGAGAATTCTTGTGATATGTTCAAGAAATACCCGTTTGGCATGCATGTACAGAAtataaaagatgaatttgagCTGTTCATGAGAAGAGACGCGGAGAGCCTGTTATTTCCGCCTCTCGATCCTCATGGAAACCAGACCATCATGAAGTTCGCAAAGCACTATCACACCAATTCATTGAAGCAGGGGAGAGGAAACAAAACGCATGTCATGGCacaaaaatcaaggaaaacGCACAGGAACTTTCCAAACTATCAATTAATCGACCAATTGGTGCGGCGGCGACCAATATTTATGAGAATTGATGTGGCTAGACCAACAGAAATACATGAAAGGAAAGGAACTTCTAAGGGAAAGTTTCACACGGTAGAAGGTGAATACGTTGGTAAAGATGCCCCTGAGATCGGTCAAGAAAATGTTGGAAGGAGAATGCTGGAGAAACTGGGTTGGGTAGACGGTGAAGGCCTTGGTGCTCAAGGCAACAAGGGAATAAGCGAACCTGTGATGGCAAAGGTaaagaagaacaaatcAGGTTTACGTCATACGGAAAATACTGAACTTTGA